One genomic window of Cyanobacteriota bacterium includes the following:
- a CDS encoding type III pantothenate kinase: protein MKKAHDLIIDLGNSRVKYYLVDLPGFDLYLSVDDLPNDSSYDTYIISSVPSQTQLIVDEFKAKRELASLEIFDPQKQSSLTNLYPGFGADRVAKLIGALDLNPGSNIILMDFGTATTIGVANANREFLGGFISLGLRASMKALSEDCDALDDFFKDLRNLLGEPDMKTNNTRDAIVHGAYTAHLGLINEWIFRARKLINNDQPTLTICTGGGASSFLNYFDKHIEDGELLGAFVEGLKSHH, encoded by the coding sequence TTGAAAAAAGCTCACGACTTAATTATAGACCTAGGTAACTCGCGAGTGAAGTATTACTTGGTGGATTTGCCTGGATTTGACCTATATCTCAGTGTTGATGATTTACCTAATGATTCTAGTTATGATACTTACATTATCTCGTCTGTGCCAAGTCAGACTCAGTTGATTGTCGATGAGTTTAAAGCTAAGCGTGAGCTTGCTAGTCTAGAGATTTTTGATCCGCAAAAGCAAAGTTCACTTACAAATTTGTATCCTGGGTTTGGTGCTGATAGGGTGGCTAAATTAATTGGCGCTTTGGATTTGAATCCTGGATCTAATATAATTCTTATGGACTTCGGTACTGCAACTACTATTGGTGTCGCTAATGCTAATAGAGAATTCTTGGGTGGTTTTATTAGTCTTGGTTTAAGGGCAAGTATGAAGGCTTTGAGTGAGGACTGTGATGCACTTGACGATTTCTTTAAAGACCTTAGGAACTTGCTTGGAGAGCCGGATATGAAAACTAACAATACAAGAGATGCTATTGTTCATGGTGCCTATACTGCGCACTTGGGATTGATTAATGAATGGATCTTTAGAGCTCGCAAATTAATTAATAATGATCAGCCGACTTTAACTATTTGTACTGGTGGCGGTGCAAGCAGCTTCCTGAACTACTTTGATAAGCATATTGAGGATGGCGAATTACTAGGCGCCTTTGTCGAAGGGCTTAAATCCCATCACTAA
- the prmC gene encoding peptide chain release factor N(5)-glutamine methyltransferase, whose protein sequence is MASQQTTLQEIYQQLKSTLEIEEAEIEARLILQNVLQLSPSQLITEDSQIITKNQAAQIYSIRDQRNKTRTPLAYLLEEAAFGDMMLFVNQDVLIPRPETELLVKQTLAEIKIRDTHQPRILDLGTGSGCIAIALKRALPAARVYASDISKAALTVAAINAKQYEVDIEFVMGDYLEPFIGKSSSPVALPVMRGKPPYFDVIVSNPPYITEADYKELEPEVQHEPKHALTGFPYKQIKNQVLEAGLLEEGGFMAFEFGQGQRPQLEEIFPQAKFYKDLENNDRFLVWKNDPKLVMGFKPFDKGA, encoded by the coding sequence ATGGCTTCACAGCAAACCACCCTCCAAGAAATCTACCAGCAGCTCAAATCCACTCTTGAAATCGAGGAGGCTGAAATAGAAGCACGCCTTATATTACAAAATGTTTTGCAACTAAGTCCTAGCCAATTAATTACAGAAGACTCACAGATCATCACAAAAAATCAAGCGGCACAAATCTACTCTATCCGAGACCAGCGCAATAAAACCAGAACGCCACTAGCCTATCTGCTTGAAGAAGCTGCTTTTGGAGACATGATGCTTTTTGTCAATCAAGATGTTTTGATCCCAAGACCAGAAACAGAATTGCTTGTTAAACAAACACTTGCTGAAATCAAAATCAGAGACACTCATCAACCTCGAATTCTTGATCTTGGTACTGGCTCAGGTTGTATTGCAATTGCACTCAAACGTGCCTTGCCAGCAGCAAGAGTCTATGCTTCTGATATTTCCAAAGCCGCCCTTACAGTTGCTGCAATCAACGCCAAACAATATGAAGTCGATATTGAATTTGTAATGGGAGACTACCTTGAACCATTCATTGGCAAATCCAGCTCACCAGTAGCTTTGCCAGTCATGCGCGGCAAGCCGCCTTACTTTGATGTGATAGTTTCTAATCCACCATATATCACAGAAGCTGATTACAAAGAACTAGAACCTGAAGTTCAACATGAACCAAAACACGCACTCACCGGTTTTCCTTATAAACAAATCAAAAACCAAGTGCTTGAAGCTGGCTTACTTGAAGAAGGTGGTTTTATGGCTTTTGAATTTGGACAGGGGCAACGCCCGCAACTTGAAGAGATTTTCCCTCAAGCCAAGTTTTATAAAGATCTAGAAAATAATGATAGGTTCTTAGTCTGGAAAAATGATCCAAAATTAGTGATGGGATTTAAGCCCTTCGACAAAGGCGCCTAG
- a CDS encoding YIP1 family protein yields MSFFQNIYSVIFRPGLAFGQLANNYSPGLLLEAIIILSIIASIQNQPNITGILGYLSSWLITSSLIFLMAFIFKLKANEYPRFITLLGFANIPMIFLAPATIISQFNSALGLILKLIILIWTFNLNIIAVTKLCQISKLKATLIYLLPALLITLIALKFILGSIAQLILFF; encoded by the coding sequence GTGAGCTTTTTTCAAAATATTTACTCGGTGATTTTTAGACCAGGACTAGCCTTCGGTCAACTAGCCAATAATTATAGCCCAGGCCTTTTGCTTGAAGCCATAATCATTCTTAGTATCATTGCCTCTATCCAAAATCAACCCAATATCACTGGCATACTTGGTTATCTTAGTTCTTGGCTCATCACTAGCAGTTTGATTTTTCTTATGGCGTTCATCTTCAAACTCAAAGCCAATGAATATCCGCGCTTTATCACCTTGCTGGGTTTTGCCAATATTCCCATGATTTTCCTGGCACCTGCAACAATCATCAGCCAGTTCAATTCTGCTTTGGGTTTGATACTCAAACTAATTATTCTCATTTGGACTTTCAATCTGAATATAATTGCAGTTACAAAACTTTGCCAAATCTCCAAACTCAAAGCGACTTTGATTTATTTATTGCCTGCACTTTTAATTACTTTAATTGCCTTGAAATTTATCCTTGGTTCTATTGCACAACTGATACTATTTTTTTAG